In the Ensifer adhaerens genome, one interval contains:
- a CDS encoding adenine deaminase has product MDATLRTRAVAAARGDAPFDVLISGGTLVDVVTGELRPADVGVVGSLIASVHEPGARSDAVTVVDATGAFVSPGLIDTHMHVESSMVTPATYANAVLPRGVTTVVWDPHEFGNVNGVAGVRWAADASRDLPLRTVLLAPSSVPSAPGLELAGADFDADVIADILSWPEIGGIAEMMNMRGVIDGEARITGIVQAGLAAGKPVNGHARSLTGADLQAFVTAGVSSDHELVSGDDLMAKLRAGLSIELRGSHDHLLPEFVNALNALGHLPQTVTFCTDDVFPDDLAHAGGLDDVVRRLVRYGLPVEWALRAATLNGAVRLGRHDLGLVAPGRRADIVVFEDLSDFRARTVIVDGKAIANAGRMIEPLSGIAAESLHGTTKIATLSDDDFRIPADATKVRVATIDRPRFTQWGEAVAKVEGGFVVPPEGTTLIAVAHRHGRADSRPAVGLLSSWGTWRGAFATTVSHDSHNLTVFGGNAADMRVAANAVIAAGGGMAVASGGKVDALLPLPLAGLVSEKPLEEVAESFAGLREAVGRIVDWQPPYLVFKACFGATLACNAGPHQTDRGIADVATGKVMESPILEILEA; this is encoded by the coding sequence ATGGATGCGACGCTTCGCACCCGGGCGGTTGCCGCAGCGCGTGGCGACGCGCCGTTCGACGTATTGATTTCGGGCGGTACGCTCGTCGACGTGGTGACCGGCGAGCTTCGTCCGGCCGATGTCGGCGTCGTCGGATCGTTGATTGCAAGTGTCCACGAACCGGGCGCGCGCAGCGACGCAGTAACCGTCGTCGACGCCACCGGCGCTTTCGTCTCGCCCGGCCTGATCGACACCCATATGCATGTCGAAAGTTCGATGGTAACACCGGCGACCTATGCCAATGCGGTGCTGCCGCGTGGCGTGACGACCGTCGTCTGGGATCCGCATGAGTTCGGCAATGTCAACGGCGTTGCCGGCGTGCGCTGGGCCGCGGACGCCAGTCGCGATTTGCCGCTGCGCACAGTGCTGCTCGCGCCTTCGAGCGTGCCGTCAGCACCGGGCCTGGAACTGGCCGGTGCCGATTTCGACGCCGACGTGATTGCCGATATTCTCTCTTGGCCGGAAATCGGCGGTATCGCCGAAATGATGAACATGCGCGGCGTCATCGACGGCGAAGCGCGCATCACCGGGATCGTTCAGGCGGGGCTTGCCGCCGGCAAGCCGGTCAATGGCCATGCGCGCAGCCTTACCGGTGCAGATCTGCAGGCTTTCGTTACCGCCGGCGTCAGCTCCGACCATGAGCTGGTCTCGGGTGACGATCTGATGGCGAAGCTCCGGGCCGGTCTGTCGATCGAACTGCGCGGCTCCCATGACCACCTGTTGCCGGAATTCGTCAATGCACTCAATGCGCTCGGCCATCTTCCTCAGACAGTAACGTTCTGCACCGACGATGTCTTCCCGGACGATCTCGCCCATGCCGGTGGCCTCGACGACGTCGTTCGTCGACTGGTGCGCTACGGCCTGCCCGTCGAATGGGCGCTTCGGGCGGCAACGCTGAATGGCGCCGTACGCCTCGGCCGTCACGACCTCGGGCTCGTGGCGCCGGGACGTCGGGCGGACATCGTGGTCTTCGAAGATCTCTCTGACTTCCGCGCGCGCACGGTCATTGTCGACGGCAAGGCAATTGCAAACGCCGGACGGATGATCGAGCCGCTGAGCGGGATCGCCGCGGAGTCCCTGCACGGCACGACGAAGATCGCGACGCTTTCGGATGACGATTTCCGCATTCCCGCCGATGCTACGAAGGTCCGCGTCGCGACCATCGACCGGCCGCGCTTCACCCAGTGGGGCGAGGCCGTGGCCAAGGTCGAGGGCGGCTTCGTCGTTCCGCCGGAGGGTACGACGCTGATCGCAGTGGCGCACCGCCACGGGCGCGCCGACAGCCGGCCGGCTGTTGGTTTGTTGTCGAGTTGGGGCACCTGGCGCGGCGCCTTTGCAACCACGGTCTCGCATGACAGCCACAACCTCACGGTCTTCGGCGGCAATGCCGCTGATATGAGGGTCGCGGCCAATGCGGTGATCGCCGCCGGTGGCGGCATGGCCGTGGCGTCCGGCGGAAAGGTCGATGCGCTCCTGCCTCTGCCGCTCGCCGGCTTGGTCTCCGAAAAGCCGCTGGAAGAGGTCGCGGAAAGCTTTGCCGGACTCCGCGAAGCGGTCGGCCGCATCGTCGACTGGCAGCCGCCCTATCTGGTCTTCAAGGCCTGCTTCGGCGCGACGCTCGCCTGCAATGCCGGCCCGCACCAAACCGATCGAGGCATCGCCGACGTGGCGACGGGCAAGGTCATGGAAAGCCCGATCCTCGAGATTCTTGAAGCATGA
- a CDS encoding M20 aminoacylase family protein — protein MRLPDGIADDLTFLTDFRRDLHAHPELGFEEVRTSDLVAKWLEEAGLKVHRGLGKTGVVGTLQVGNGTRSIGLRADMDALAMPEIADRPYKSREAGKMHACGHDGHTTMLLGAARHLAKTRNFSGTVHFIFQPAEEGRGGAKRMVEDGLFSLFPCDAVYGLHNMPGLDPDEMAVVAGPQLASSDSWRLTFRGVGTHGAKPHLGRDPVTAAGTFLASLQSIVGRVVDPLQPAVVSACSVRAGDPKALNVIPDIVEIGGTARAYTPEVRDQLETEIGRLARGTAEMYGISVDYEFERRIPPVVNDADATARALSAAQAVFGKMARTAFPPSTAGDDFAFFGLEAPGCYVWLGNGPAVDGALHHNTAYDFNDESIGPGVAFWSTLVEQELPRAE, from the coding sequence ATGCGCCTGCCTGACGGAATAGCCGACGACCTCACCTTCCTCACCGACTTCCGTCGTGATCTGCATGCTCATCCGGAACTCGGATTCGAGGAGGTGCGCACCAGCGACCTCGTTGCCAAATGGCTTGAAGAGGCGGGCCTCAAGGTCCACCGTGGCTTGGGAAAAACCGGTGTCGTCGGCACGCTACAGGTGGGCAACGGAACACGCTCGATCGGTCTTCGCGCCGACATGGATGCACTCGCCATGCCCGAGATCGCCGACCGTCCTTACAAATCCCGCGAGGCCGGCAAGATGCATGCCTGTGGCCATGACGGCCACACCACGATGTTGCTCGGCGCGGCCCGCCATCTGGCGAAGACCCGCAATTTCTCCGGCACCGTGCATTTCATTTTCCAGCCGGCCGAAGAAGGGCGCGGTGGCGCGAAGCGCATGGTCGAGGACGGATTGTTTAGCCTCTTCCCCTGCGATGCGGTTTACGGCCTGCACAACATGCCCGGCCTCGATCCGGACGAGATGGCCGTCGTCGCCGGCCCGCAACTTGCCTCTTCGGATAGCTGGCGGCTCACCTTCCGCGGCGTCGGCACCCATGGCGCCAAGCCGCATCTCGGGCGCGATCCGGTGACTGCCGCCGGCACCTTCCTTGCCTCGCTGCAGTCGATCGTCGGTCGCGTCGTCGATCCGTTGCAGCCGGCCGTCGTCAGTGCCTGCTCCGTGCGGGCGGGCGACCCGAAGGCGCTCAATGTCATTCCTGATATCGTTGAGATCGGCGGCACCGCCCGCGCCTATACGCCCGAAGTCCGCGACCAACTCGAAACCGAGATCGGCCGTCTCGCGCGCGGTACCGCTGAGATGTACGGAATTTCCGTCGACTACGAATTCGAGCGCCGCATCCCGCCCGTCGTCAACGACGCCGATGCCACTGCCCGGGCGTTGAGCGCCGCACAGGCGGTGTTCGGGAAGATGGCCCGGACGGCATTTCCGCCGTCGACGGCCGGCGACGATTTCGCCTTCTTCGGTCTGGAAGCCCCCGGCTGCTACGTCTGGCTCGGCAACGGCCCCGCCGTCGACGGTGCGCTGCACCACAACACCGCCTATGATTTCAACGACGAGTCGATCGGCCCCGGCGTCGCCTTCTGGTCGACGCTGGTGGAGCAGGAATTGCCACGCGCCGAGTAG
- a CDS encoding phosphoribosyltransferase: protein MQPHDFWQEIYPPKSFDIQMGYRDFFPASLGDGRQILLPIRPLADSKHALASLIVNQASFAVEDALATELAAKLAPYEPEVIAGLPTLGLTLASAVARKLGHSRYVPLGTSRKFWYVDDLSVPLSSITTPDQKKRLYVDPRMLPLLEGKRVALIDDVISSGTSILAGLTLMETCGIEPVAIGAAMLQTERWHQPLADLAPHWPERVVGVFRTPLLTRNDDGSWRGA from the coding sequence ATGCAGCCCCACGACTTCTGGCAGGAAATCTATCCGCCGAAAAGCTTCGATATTCAGATGGGTTACCGCGATTTCTTTCCAGCGTCCCTCGGTGATGGCAGGCAGATCCTCTTGCCGATCCGGCCGCTCGCCGACAGCAAGCATGCACTCGCCTCGCTGATCGTCAATCAGGCAAGTTTTGCCGTCGAGGACGCACTGGCAACCGAACTTGCGGCGAAGCTCGCGCCCTATGAGCCCGAAGTCATCGCCGGTCTGCCGACGCTCGGCCTCACGCTTGCGTCTGCCGTCGCCCGCAAGCTCGGCCATAGCCGCTACGTGCCGCTCGGTACATCAAGGAAATTCTGGTACGTCGACGATCTCTCCGTCCCGCTCTCCTCGATCACCACGCCGGACCAGAAGAAGCGGCTCTATGTCGATCCGCGCATGCTGCCGCTGCTTGAAGGAAAACGAGTGGCGCTGATCGACGACGTGATTTCCAGCGGCACGTCGATCCTTGCCGGGCTGACGCTGATGGAGACCTGCGGCATCGAGCCGGTCGCGATCGGCGCTGCCATGCTGCAGACCGAGCGCTGGCACCAGCCGCTTGCCGATCTCGCGCCGCATTGGCCGGAGCGTGTCGTCGGCGTCTTCCGGACCCCGTTGCTCACCCGCAACGATGACGGCAGCTGGCGCGGGGCTTGA
- a CDS encoding DUF411 domain-containing protein yields MNVLRRHFVAGTIAGITLFATGAVAATGTMAIYKDAQCGCCEQWAEAMEAAGYKVEVRDEADMSVIKTRFAVPADMEGCHTAVIDGYVIEGHVPLEAVKKLLAERPDVAGIAVPGMPSGSLGMGNDPQASYDVYTIAKAGAQPTVYYQVRPAN; encoded by the coding sequence ATGAACGTATTACGCAGGCATTTCGTGGCGGGCACGATCGCGGGCATCACCCTCTTTGCAACGGGCGCAGTCGCGGCAACCGGCACCATGGCGATCTACAAGGACGCTCAATGCGGCTGCTGCGAACAATGGGCGGAAGCCATGGAAGCGGCCGGCTACAAGGTCGAGGTGCGCGATGAGGCCGACATGTCGGTCATCAAGACGCGCTTTGCGGTTCCCGCCGACATGGAAGGCTGCCATACCGCCGTCATCGACGGTTATGTCATCGAGGGACATGTGCCGCTCGAAGCGGTCAAGAAGCTGCTCGCTGAAAGGCCCGATGTCGCCGGCATCGCGGTTCCCGGCATGCCCTCGGGCTCGCTCGGCATGGGCAACGATCCGCAGGCTTCCTATGACGTCTATACGATCGCCAAGGCAGGAGCTCAGCCGACGGTCTACTATCAGGTTCGGCCGGCGAACTGA
- a CDS encoding copper-binding protein has translation MKTVGKLLAALALAASTATFSLPAQAAEFTKGVVKKIDTKAKKVTIDHEDLKNLDMPAMTMVFRVGDDALFVKLKEGASIEFVADRVNGKLTVTEIK, from the coding sequence ATGAAAACCGTAGGCAAACTCCTTGCAGCGCTCGCATTGGCTGCTTCCACCGCCACCTTCTCCCTGCCCGCCCAGGCGGCCGAGTTCACCAAGGGCGTGGTCAAGAAGATCGACACCAAGGCCAAGAAGGTGACGATCGACCACGAGGACCTGAAGAACCTCGACATGCCGGCCATGACGATGGTGTTCCGCGTCGGCGACGACGCCTTGTTCGTCAAGCTCAAGGAAGGCGCGTCGATCGAATTCGTCGCCGATCGGGTCAACGGCAAGCTGACCGTGACCGAGATCAAGTAA
- a CDS encoding cupredoxin domain-containing protein, with protein sequence MKKSALALALVIASALSSQALASGSHAGGHDKVSIGEPGDSKKSTQTIRVTMKETDDGKMIFTPATIKVRQGQTVHFAIKNAGELAHEFVLDDKATIQEHKVTMEKFPDMEHDDPNAIRLEPGKSGDIYWTFTNDGTFEFACLVPGHYDAGMHGPLDVVKK encoded by the coding sequence ATGAAGAAATCAGCACTCGCTCTGGCGCTCGTTATCGCCTCCGCCCTTTCCTCCCAGGCGCTCGCCAGCGGCAGCCACGCCGGCGGCCACGACAAGGTGTCGATCGGCGAGCCCGGCGACAGCAAGAAGTCGACGCAGACGATCCGCGTCACCATGAAGGAAACCGACGACGGCAAGATGATCTTCACCCCGGCGACCATCAAGGTTCGCCAGGGCCAGACGGTCCATTTCGCCATCAAGAACGCCGGCGAACTCGCCCACGAATTCGTGCTCGACGACAAGGCGACAATCCAGGAGCACAAGGTCACCATGGAAAAGTTCCCGGACATGGAGCACGACGACCCGAACGCCATCCGACTCGAGCCCGGCAAGTCCGGTGACATCTACTGGACCTTTACCAATGACGGCACCTTCGAGTTCGCCTGCCTGGTGCCGGGCCACTACGACGCCGGCATGCACGGTCCGCTCGACGTTGTGAAGAAGTAA
- a CDS encoding multicopper oxidase family protein — protein MFNRRHFLGAGAALVSTAAWAQTSNSGLPEAASMDNATTQKPLVPTSGPDYNPVVTLNGWTLPHRMNNGVKEFHLVAEPVEREMADGMTAYLWGYNGQSPGPTIEAVEGDRVRIFVTNKLPEHTTIHWHGMILPSGMDGVGGLSQPHIPAGKTYVYEFDLVKSGTFMYHPHADEMVQMAMGMMGFFVVHPKDPNFMRVDRDFVFLLNAYDIDPGTYVPRIMEMTDFNMWCWNSRIFPDIDPLVVSKNDRVRVRVGNLTMTNHPIHMHGYDFEVTCTDGGWVRPEARWPEVSIDIPVGAMRAYEFDAKYEGDWAIHCHKSHHTMNAMGHDIPTFIGADKKSVAEKIRKVKPDYMPMGTAGMADMGEMEMPLPDNTIPMMTGWGPHGALEMGGMFSVVKVREGISAGDYSDPGWYENPPGTQAWEWTGALPEPTRAKDAKTVITSKP, from the coding sequence ATGTTCAATAGAAGACACTTCCTCGGCGCTGGTGCTGCTCTCGTTTCGACAGCCGCCTGGGCGCAGACCTCGAACTCCGGCCTGCCGGAAGCGGCAAGCATGGACAATGCCACGACCCAGAAGCCGCTCGTGCCGACGAGTGGTCCCGACTACAACCCGGTCGTCACCCTCAACGGCTGGACGTTGCCGCATCGCATGAACAACGGCGTCAAGGAGTTCCACCTCGTCGCCGAGCCGGTCGAACGCGAAATGGCCGATGGCATGACGGCCTACCTCTGGGGCTATAACGGCCAGTCGCCGGGGCCGACGATCGAGGCCGTCGAAGGCGACCGTGTCAGGATCTTCGTCACCAACAAGCTGCCTGAGCACACCACCATCCATTGGCACGGCATGATCCTGCCTTCGGGCATGGACGGCGTCGGCGGGCTGTCGCAGCCGCATATCCCGGCGGGCAAGACCTATGTCTACGAGTTCGACCTCGTGAAGTCCGGCACCTTCATGTATCACCCCCATGCCGACGAGATGGTGCAGATGGCGATGGGCATGATGGGTTTCTTCGTGGTGCATCCGAAGGATCCGAACTTCATGCGCGTCGACCGCGACTTCGTGTTCCTGCTCAATGCCTACGACATCGATCCCGGCACCTATGTGCCGCGCATCATGGAGATGACCGACTTCAACATGTGGTGCTGGAACAGCCGGATCTTCCCGGACATCGACCCGCTGGTCGTGTCCAAGAACGATCGGGTGCGGGTCAGGGTCGGCAACCTCACCATGACCAACCACCCGATCCACATGCATGGTTACGACTTCGAGGTGACCTGCACCGATGGCGGCTGGGTGCGGCCGGAGGCACGCTGGCCGGAAGTGTCGATCGACATCCCCGTCGGCGCCATGCGGGCCTACGAGTTCGACGCCAAATACGAGGGCGACTGGGCGATCCACTGCCACAAGTCGCACCACACGATGAACGCCATGGGCCACGATATCCCGACCTTCATCGGCGCCGACAAGAAATCGGTGGCGGAGAAGATCCGCAAGGTGAAGCCCGACTACATGCCCATGGGTACGGCCGGCATGGCCGACATGGGCGAAATGGAAATGCCGCTCCCCGACAACACGATCCCGATGATGACCGGCTGGGGTCCGCACGGCGCGCTGGAGATGGGCGGCATGTTCTCGGTGGTGAAGGTGCGCGAAGGCATCTCCGCCGGCGATTACAGCGATCCCGGCTGGTACGAAAACCCGCCGGGAACACAGGCCTGGGAATGGACCGGCGCATTGCCGGAGCCGACGCGGGCCAAGGATGCCAAGACCGTCATCACGTCCAAACCGTGA
- a CDS encoding TolC family protein has translation MRLHKLNLAAAFGLPLVLTGCVTEYSAKDAGFATVDARVSTAATKKSVWVQNREQADKINAEVKALLKRKTIDADTAVQVALLNNKGLQAAYADLGDASADAWQATLFLNPTISIGTAGIGTPELQAYKAIEGLVTTNILALLTRDKTIAVADARYRQAQLTAALSTLQLAAETRRAWIEAVAAWETVGQLNQAQAAADASSELAAKLGETGAMGKGNQAREHVFNAELAGQAAEARLAARIAKENLTRLMGLWGTDVDYQVPNRLPNLPKTLTRKDGIEAEALKRRVDLQIARLDLEAVAKSYKLTEATRYVTDLELVAGAEAEREKEDHGTKVETTAQFELEFVIPIFDSGSARMRKAELAHMRSANLLAEKAVNIRSEARSAYEAYRSRYDIAQHYRNNVVPLRSKIEEEATLSYNGMITSTFELLADVRSKVNSTVLSVNAKRDFWLADADLMTAIHGGGSGGSAGGAAAPAAAEAGGAGH, from the coding sequence ATGAGGCTCCACAAGCTCAACCTCGCGGCAGCATTCGGCCTGCCGCTCGTGCTCACCGGATGCGTGACCGAATACTCGGCCAAGGATGCGGGCTTTGCGACCGTGGACGCCAGGGTTTCGACGGCCGCAACCAAGAAGAGCGTCTGGGTCCAAAACCGCGAACAGGCCGACAAGATCAATGCCGAGGTCAAGGCGCTCCTGAAGCGCAAGACCATCGACGCTGACACCGCCGTTCAGGTCGCACTCCTCAACAACAAGGGCCTGCAGGCCGCCTATGCCGATCTCGGCGATGCTTCGGCGGATGCCTGGCAGGCGACATTGTTCCTCAACCCAACGATCTCGATCGGCACCGCAGGGATCGGCACGCCGGAGCTGCAAGCCTACAAGGCGATCGAGGGCCTCGTCACCACCAACATCCTCGCGCTTCTGACCCGCGACAAGACCATCGCGGTCGCCGATGCGCGCTACCGCCAGGCACAGCTGACAGCGGCCCTCAGCACGCTGCAGCTGGCGGCCGAAACCCGTCGCGCCTGGATTGAGGCGGTCGCCGCGTGGGAAACCGTCGGGCAGCTCAACCAGGCCCAGGCGGCTGCGGACGCCTCCTCGGAGCTTGCCGCAAAGCTCGGCGAGACCGGCGCCATGGGCAAGGGCAACCAGGCGCGCGAACACGTTTTCAACGCGGAACTTGCCGGCCAGGCAGCCGAGGCGCGGCTAGCGGCCCGCATTGCCAAGGAAAACCTGACGAGACTGATGGGCCTCTGGGGCACCGATGTCGATTACCAGGTGCCGAACCGTCTGCCGAACCTGCCGAAGACGTTGACCCGAAAGGACGGCATCGAGGCGGAAGCGCTGAAGCGCCGCGTCGACCTGCAGATCGCCCGCCTCGATCTCGAAGCCGTGGCCAAGTCCTACAAGCTCACCGAGGCGACCCGCTACGTCACCGACCTGGAGCTCGTCGCCGGCGCGGAAGCGGAACGGGAGAAGGAGGACCACGGCACCAAGGTCGAGACCACAGCGCAGTTCGAGCTCGAATTCGTCATCCCGATCTTCGACAGCGGCAGCGCGCGCATGCGCAAGGCTGAGCTTGCCCATATGCGCTCGGCAAACCTGCTCGCGGAAAAGGCGGTCAACATCCGCTCTGAAGCGCGCTCTGCCTATGAGGCCTATCGCTCGCGCTACGACATAGCCCAGCACTACCGCAACAACGTCGTGCCGCTGCGCAGCAAGATCGAGGAAGAAGCGACCCTCAGCTACAACGGCATGATCACCAGCACATTCGAACTGCTTGCCGACGTCAGGTCCAAGGTCAATTCGACCGTTCTCTCTGTCAATGCAAAGCGCGATTTCTGGCTGGCCGATGCCGACCTGATGACCGCAATCCACGGCGGCGGATCAGGTGGCTCGGCGGGAGGGGCAGCAGCGCCCGCAGCGGCGGAAGCCGGCGGCGCCGGGCACTAG